The nucleotide sequence ATATCGCCACAAAGTTCCAAGGTTAAGATTCTCAACAGTATCACTCATACGGTGGTAATGCTCGTAACCCAAGATCGTAGCAAAATTCATCCCGGTAAACCCTCTATCCAGAAAGACACTAAAATCTGTGTTATTCCGCAACATTTGATACACGATGGGACTAAATGAAAAAGCTACCGGCTTATAAGCATTCTGATTCCATTCTGAAACAAGAGCAAGATTTTTTGCTGATGTCTCAAATAAGAGTGGCACGCCATTATTTCCCCGAGCATCAAAATTAAAAACAACATCTATTGGTTGAGTCGCGATCTCATTAATATTCTTAACAAAGTGATGCGCGCCGAGTAATCCCAACTCTTCAGCATCAGAGAATAAGAATATAACGTTATTTTTTATATCCGTTCTTTCAGCAAGATCCCGCATTAATTGGAGTACCGAGGCGACGGCTATACCATTATCACTGGCTCCTGGCGCAGTTCTAACACTGTCATAATGTGAAACGAATAATAAAGTTCCTTCTGGCGCAGGAACCTCCAATTTTGCGATAAGATTCGTTCCAGTTAATTCCGATTGTTCCTCCACTTGTTTTGCAAAGTTGCCTGTATTTATCCTGGCAAACTCTTTATCAAAAGCTCGGCGTTGTTGACTATTGAAGTTTGAATATATTCTCTTCTGCCGAGCGGCCAAATCAGCCGCCGTGTAATAAAATGTCTGTTCAGTGACGCTATATCCCATATCATTCATTTCGTTAATCAGGTAAGCCCGAACTAACGCTTGCTGTGTTGAAGCCGCAGGATGGGGTTCCGCGGCAATAACACCAAGCGTTCTCATCACATTCTTGAATCCACTTTCTTTGAAATATTCAACTGGGACTTTATCAGGAAGTACCAAACCGATACCCTGAATAATCGCGACAATTACAGATGCTAAAAAACAGATAATCAAAAAAATGCGTTTCATTAAACTCTCCCATTCCGATAAAATAGTAACAAAATATTATCCTTGATATAATTAATAATATTTTTTCATATTTTTATAATTAAAATGAAAATATAAAAAATTAATCAAAATAATTTAGACTAATTTAAAACAATATAAAACATTATTTGTAACAATAACAGACGCTCTTTTGTAATTATATAATCAAAAAATAATTAGATAAAAACTCTATTTCCTATAAATTCCTCAAGGTATTATTTAATACATATCATTTAGAGATGTTATTTATAAATTATTTCCACTAAAATACTATTAATACAATGAGTCAATTCCTAAAAGTATTCATATTCTACGAAGATGACTTTAATAAGACGAGTCCAATTTACACACAAAAAGTACTAGCAAGTTTATACCCTATGGATTTCAAGATGCATCGCAGCAGCAAGGGAGCGAATCCCCGGGAGCATAGATAACGATGTGACCGGGGTGAGAGAGTGCAGCCAACAAAGAAGCAACTTGAAAGATGACGGGTATATTGGCTTATATCGTGCTGAATCAAAAATGTTGCCTCTTTATATCCATAGACAGGAAACCATTTCCATCTTAATAATCTTGTGCATTTATAGTGAGTTAACTATCATGATGATTCGAGACCTAACCTTGAGATTTCTTTAAATCTTAATGATAGGTAGCATTTTCCACACATCGGATGAGTGTTTTTCAGGTTTATCGTCCATAATGAGAAATGAAAATGAATTCCATCTTATTATTCAGAGGGTATTTCGATGAGCACTGCCGTTACCAGTAAAAAAACAAAAAAAACCAAGATTACGGCGAATAATGCTGTTGCTAATGGGCAAGTACAGTCATTAAGTCGCGGCCTGACACTTTTGGAATATATTTCCGAGTCACCCGGTGGTATCGCCCTGACTGATTTAGCCCAACAAGCCGGATTACCAAATTCCACCACTCACCGCCTTTTGACTACTTTGCAACAGCACGGTTTTATCCGTCAGATTGGCGATTTAGGGTTATGGGTTATCGGTTCACATACTTTTATTGTCGGCAGCAGTTTCTTACAGAGCCGAAATTTATTGGCACTCATTCACCCGATCCTCCGCCGTTTGATGGAAGATTCCGGTGAAACCGTGAATTTAGCTATTCTTGATCACAGTGAATATGAAGCGGTTATTGTCGATCAGGTACAGTGTAATGCATTGATGAGAATGTCCGCCCCTATCGGGGGTAAATTGCCTATGCATGCTTCCGGGGCTGGTAAAGCATTCCTTTCAACATTATCAGATAACCAACTGGTTCAATTACTGCATAAGAAAGGGCTTCATTCTTACACACAACATACCAAGACAACCCCTTCGAATTTAAAAGAAAATCTGGAGCAAGCACGTAAACAAGGGTATTCGTTCGATGATGAAGAACATGCTTTAGGTCTGCGCTGTATTGCTGCCTGTATTTATGATGAGCATCACCAAGCCTTTGCCGCTATTTCCATTTCCGGCCCAGTCTCACGCATCACTGATGATCGTATCACCGAACTTGGTGCTTTAGTGATCCGGGCAGCAAAAGAGATCAGTAAAGAATATGGCGGGATTCGTTAATTCTCTTTCATAAATTATCATATTCTTCTCAGGGCATTGATTTTTTCGTGCCCTGCCTTTTCAGACTAATAAATTTAACTTAATTTATCATCCCGCTAAAAATATTATCGGCAATAGAATAGAATAGAATAGAATAGAATAATAACGAAATTATTTAACCCGTTTAGAAATAATATCAATGAAAAATGAGATAAAGAGTCCGAAAATAATTATATTTCCAGACTCTACATATATAGAAGGATTTATAGAAGGATGAGTTAATGGAACACTAATCGATGAATATCATCCTGATTAAATCACTTTTGATAAATTCCAAGTGCCTGTGCCATTGCCTCGATTAGAAAGACGTGAAGTATATACATTATATAATTCGTTAGGAACAGTAGCATTGAAACAAGTATCGAGAAATCCTCCACGTACGCTATCATAACCATTCAGAAAACGGATAACATCACTTTCACGAAC is from Photorhabdus laumondii subsp. laumondii and encodes:
- the iclR gene encoding glyoxylate bypass operon transcriptional repressor IclR; this encodes MSTAVTSKKTKKTKITANNAVANGQVQSLSRGLTLLEYISESPGGIALTDLAQQAGLPNSTTHRLLTTLQQHGFIRQIGDLGLWVIGSHTFIVGSSFLQSRNLLALIHPILRRLMEDSGETVNLAILDHSEYEAVIVDQVQCNALMRMSAPIGGKLPMHASGAGKAFLSTLSDNQLVQLLHKKGLHSYTQHTKTTPSNLKENLEQARKQGYSFDDEEHALGLRCIAACIYDEHHQAFAAISISGPVSRITDDRITELGALVIRAAKEISKEYGGIR
- a CDS encoding M28 family metallopeptidase, encoding MKRIFLIICFLASVIVAIIQGIGLVLPDKVPVEYFKESGFKNVMRTLGVIAAEPHPAASTQQALVRAYLINEMNDMGYSVTEQTFYYTAADLAARQKRIYSNFNSQQRRAFDKEFARINTGNFAKQVEEQSELTGTNLIAKLEVPAPEGTLLFVSHYDSVRTAPGASDNGIAVASVLQLMRDLAERTDIKNNVIFLFSDAEELGLLGAHHFVKNINEIATQPIDVVFNFDARGNNGVPLLFETSAKNLALVSEWNQNAYKPVAFSFSPIVYQMLRNNTDFSVFLDRGFTGMNFATILGYEHYHRMSDTVENLNLGTLWRYQRTIRDLGAHFAVKDEINLFKESVDAVYFPVPYIGLIIISIFSAFVIGILTFLLSISLAIRNIWFSSSLRTVSNIQSILRILAGLFSLVAALVVPTASYLITLPVLLFLLTDLMLREFNKFSVALILLIICTYITSILYVPIIYLVSIGLHAPVVGGVLAILPMLILGFGIAGFWKRVI